In one Oryza glaberrima chromosome 2, OglaRS2, whole genome shotgun sequence genomic region, the following are encoded:
- the LOC127762854 gene encoding uncharacterized protein LOC127762854: MDAVELPLPAKVDFGKILTPAAVEGLEGGGGGGGGGGGGGGGDVLRRCADADRRHGDVKQHNQNVDSISSYRIKGTSSEVPMQKSLALGIKSENNGKRDYIGTETGQALHKQDSKVLTKKTIKLDAPPCSKRPKLEPVQITRETESKSHDFLLQKNVPELMQCTPSEKSRLLKQKRIYDPKRIDKKNFRSGVRSKYDCFTSRASLGNFDPCLGNNTLGTHGLRSDIRDITNHIENLSLSELLNGTYKYSSLGREKGKKVLRTKDELLVSVRKAFSMLSGRDSYSKDPNFLLSPKLPTASTSSCDGKDQCTDKPMKGPSQMEVCDSTIHCPKDILNRLTLPQGQDLDSLLSPGCESSAAVKPSLPSVTTHGASLPPFPWSHSQAGGYRPGADCGKHGSSRSNTQWQWVRVGSNLTALDSEDPSVHKIDDLLQEMDTAKTSIMDSYGKQSSLCCTESTSGSLGQIIQSRKKLNGHNPQQLFSMDNVDSSDSFQKNDNESFLLRTPQASPKVLQAAEILCDMRSSMDVWSPQVFSNGTIKWPKSPSEKVMKARKPSSPFGTAESSSGSRNSDAARAGNNHSTKKIVDRKNDSVRMNNPGKGSIRWPVPIEDGVSPVKSERGLVLDMRQNHVNAARHPNQVSSQAKEYENQQKLRKATLTSSLGSAGDWNRDRNKRM; encoded by the exons ATGGATGCCGTCGAGCTGCCTCTTCCGGCCAAGGTGGATTTCGGGAAGATTTTGACTCCCGCTGCGGTGGAGGGGCtcgagggagggggaggaggaggaggaggcggcggcgggggcgggggtggGGATGTTTTGAGGCGCTGCGCAGATGCGGATCGACGGCACGGTG ATGTGAAGCAGCACAATCAGAATGTAGATAGCATTTCATCCTACAGAATTAAAGGGACTTCTTCAGAAGTCCCTATGCAGAAATCTCTTGCCCTTGGCATCAAGTCTGAAAACAATGGTAAGCGGGATTATATTGGAACTGAAACTGGTCAAGCCTTGCATAAGCAAGATAGCAAAGTACTGACGAAAAAGACCATAAAGTTGGATGCTCCACCATGTTCGAAAAGGCCAAAGCTAGAGCCAGTACAAATCACTAGAGAGACTGAATCAAAGAGCCATGATTTCTTGTTGCAGAAAAATGTGCCTGAATTGATGCAATGCACACCATCCG AAAAATCTCGTCTGCTGAAGCAGAAGCGCATTTATGATCCAAAGAGAATTGATAAGAAGAATTTTAGGTCTGGTGTCAGGTCTAAATATGATTGTTTCACATCAAGGGCCAGTTTAGGAAATTTTGATCCTTGCTTGGGAAACAACACGCTTG GGACTCATGGTCTTAGATCCGATATCCGTGACATCACAAATCACATTGAGAACCTCTCATTGAGTGAACTTCTCAATGGAACTTACAAATATTCCAGCttaggaagagaaaaaggaaagaaagttTTGCGCACAAAAGATGAACTTCTAGTCTCTGTCAGAAAAGCTTTTTCCATGCTATCTGGCAGGGACAGTTATAGTAAGGATCCTAACTTCCTCCTGAGCCCTAAACTTCCTACAGCAAGCACGTCCAGCTGTGATGGCAAAGACCAATGTACTGACAAACCAATGAAG GGCCCTTCACAAATGGAGGTCTGTGATTCCACAATTCATTGTCCAAAAGATATCCTAAACCGTTTAACACTTCCCCAAGGACAGGATCTAGACTCTCTTTTATCACCTGGATGTGAGAGTTCTGCTGCAGTTAAGCCTTCTTTACCTTCCGTGACAACTCATGGAGCTAGTTTGCCACCATTTCCTTGGTCGCACTCACAAGCGGGAGGGTATCGACCAGGTGCTGACTGTGGTAAACATGGGTCGAGTAGGAGTAACACCCAATGGCAGTGGGTGAGAGTTGGAAGCAATCTCACTGCTCTAGATAGTGAAGATCCGTCTGTGCATAAAATTGATGATCTTCTTCAAGAAATGGATACGGCAAAAACATCTATAATGGATTCGTATGGCAAACAATCTAGTTTATGCTGCACGGAATCAACTTCTGGTTCCCTTGGACAAATTATTCAatcaagaaaaaagttgaaTGGGCATAATCCACAGCAACTATTCTCCATGGACAATGTAGATTCGTCAGATAGCTTCCAGAAGAATGATAACGAATCTTTTCTTCTAAGAACACCTCAAG CATCACCAAAGGTATTGCAGGCTGCTGAGATCCTATGTGACATGAGAAGCAGCATGGATGTTTGGAGTCCGCAGGTATTCAGCAATGGGACAATCAAGTGGCCAAAGTCACCTTCTGAGAAGGTTATGAAGGCCCGCAAGCCTTCATCCCCATTTGGTACAGCCGAGAGCTCATCTGGATCTCGGAATAGTGATGCAGCTCGTGCCGGAAATAATCACTCCACCAAGAAAATAGTTGATAGGAAGAATGATTCTGTACGCATGAATAACCCTGGGAAAGGATCTATTAGGTGGCCTGTTCCTATTGAAGATGGCGTATCTCCTGTCAAGTCTGAGAGAGGGCTTGTGCTTGATATGAGGCAAAACCATGTCAATGCTGCAAGGCATCCGAATCAGGTGTCATCGCAGGCAAAGGAGTATGAGAACCAGCAGAAGCTGAGGAAAGCAACATTGACCTCATCTCTAGGATCTGCAGGAGATTGGAATAGGGACAGGAACAAGAGAATGTGA
- the LOC127764263 gene encoding uncharacterized protein LOC127764263 encodes MDTDDAAKPPSPRLRVALLACGIASAAVAAAVLLAVTLTVFRVREPVMTMNAISVKGFGGAAPGGGGGSSPLWMTVVADVSVRNPNAASLRYAGSKTAVYYRAARVGGASGPPGTARARRTVRLNVTVSVAVGALLGDPGFLGDVAAGAVAVTTATTVRGRVAVLGGVVRRRVVLEMNCTATVAVADMSIRNQSCLQRVWL; translated from the coding sequence ATGGACACCGACGACGCCGCGAAGCCTCCCTCGCCGCGCCTCCGCGTCGCGCTCCTCGCCTGCGGCATtgcgtccgccgccgtcgccgccgccgtcctgctcGCCGTGACGCTCACCGTCTTCCGCGTCCGCGAGCCCGTCATGACGATGAACGCCATCTCCGTCAAGGGcttcggcggcgcggcgccgggaggaggaggagggtcgTCGCCGCTGTGGATGACCGTGGTGGCGGACGTGTCGGTGAGGAACCCGAACGCGGCGTCGCTGCGGTACGCGGGGAGCAAGACGGCGGTGTACTACCGCGCGGCGAGGGTGGGCGGCGCGTCGGGCCCTCCGGGAACGGCGCGCGCCAGGCGCACGGTGCGGCTGAACGTGACGGTGAGCGTCGCCGTCGGGGCGCTCCTGGGGGACCCGGGGTTCCTCGGCGACGTCGCGGCGGGCGCCGTCGCGGTGACCACGGCCACGACGGTGCGCGGGCGCGTGGCGGTGCTCGGCGGCGTGGTGCGCCGGCGCGTGGTGCTGGAGATGAACTGCACGgcgaccgtcgccgtcgccgacatgTCCATCCGCAACCAGAGCTGCCTGCAGAGAGTGTGGTTGTGA